In a genomic window of Xenopus laevis strain J_2021 chromosome 5S, Xenopus_laevis_v10.1, whole genome shotgun sequence:
- the rel.S gene encoding v-rel avian reticuloendotheliosis viral oncogene homolog S homeolog (The RefSeq protein has 11 substitutions, 10 frameshifts, 2 non-frameshifting indels and aligns at 99% coverage compared to this genomic sequence): MAGLNDPYIEIFEQPRQRGMRYRYKCEGRSAGSILGEQPLRTTGHTHPSRLLIILKRDSRITLVTKKEPHKPHPHDLVGKDCRDGYYELEFGSDRTVLCFQNLGIQCVRRREVREAIHARIFANEPFGVREEQLLTIEDYDLNVVRLCLQVFLPDEHGNYTRALTPVVSTIFDNRAPNTAELRICRVNKNCGSANGGDEIFLLCDKVQKDDIEVRFFTDNWEAKGTFGQADVHRQVANVFKTPPFLRSIADAVTVKMQLRRPSDEEVSEPMDFRYLPDPEDPHGNKFKKQKTSEVMQKFKFEIQERREPIPGKFNVNPIKREHFATSSGCGQRFHTMQPTTRPPNVVYNDCTSNFSSSLAQLAVLNTHVQTNMHSTNSSAINNIMESLRAVPSHPNTYKLPFNEPNQSRPDVATSNSSNMFRQPYFNFNVASSSGQVSNCRNCPSAPCDMNLYTSPANPMDIARWVNDNQYSKCSQYLKFIVYGVQANSMFNTPFSYHPAINEPRLPDANVVAPHRTSMGHEIYSDIVQSDDHYISVESELESILQNFGSSSEMLHD; the protein is encoded by the exons aTTATGAATTATACTGGAAAGGG ATAGT AGGATCACGCTTGTTACAAAAAATGAACCCCACAAACCTCACCCCCATGACTTGGTTGGCAAGGATTGCCGGGATGGATATTAtgaattagaatttggttcagaTCGCACAGTTTTGTG TTTTCAGAACTTGGGTATTCAATGTGTTCGTCGAAGAGAAGTCCGAGAGGCGATCCATGCACGAATA TTCGCAAA TGAACC TTTCGGTG TGAGAGAAGAACAGCTGCTCACCATTGAAGATTACGACCTAAATGTTGTGCGTCTGTGCCTCCAAGTCTTTCTTCCTGATGAACATGGCAACTACACCAGGGCTCTAACACCTGTTGTATCCAACCCAATATACGATAACC GGGCTCCCAACACCGCTGAGCTGAGGATATGCCGTGTCAACAAGAACTGTGGAAGTGTAAATGGTGGAGATGAAATATTCCTTCTGTGCGATAAAGTTCAGAAAG ATGACATAGAAGTCAGGTTTTTTACAGACAACTGGGAAGCCAAAGGGACATTTGGACAAGCCGATGTGCACCGTCAGGTAGCCATTGTATTCAAAACGCCCCCATTTCTTCGATCCATCGCTGATGCTGTGACAGTAAAAATGCAACTTCGAAGGCCTTCTGACCAGGAGGTCAGTGAACCTATGGATTTTAGATACCTACCTGACCCAGAAG ACCCACATGGAAACAAGTTCAAAAAGCAGAAGACCTCAGAAGTGATGCAGAAGTTCAAATTTG AAATACAAGAGAGACGTGAACCAATTCCTGGAAAATTCAATGTAAATCCAATTAAGAGAG AACATTTTGCAACTTCATCAGGGTGTGGACAACGTTTCCATACAATGCAGCCCACAACAAGGCCACCTAATGTTGTTTATAATGACTGCACCTCAAACTTCAGCTCAAGTCTTTCTCAACTGGCTGTTTTGAACCCTCACGTGCAGACTAACATGCACAGCACCAACAGCAGCGCCATTAATAATATCATGGAAAGTTTGAGGGCAGTTCCATCACATCCAAACACTTACAAACTCCCATTCAATGAGCCCAATCAGTCAAGACCTGATGTAGCCACCAGCAACAGCAGCAATATGTTCAGACAGCCGTATTTCAATTTTAATGTAGCCAGTAGCAGTGGGCAGGTTTCCAATTGCCCTAGTGCCCCATGTGACATGAATTTATATACATCACCTGCAAATCCTATGGATATA GCGAGATGGGTCAA TGACAACCAGTACAGTAAATGCTCCCAGTATCTCAAGTTTATCGTGTA TGGTGTTCAGGCCAATAGTATGTTTAATACACCATTTAGTTACCACCCAGCAATAAATGAGCCAAGGCTACCAGACGCCAATGTTGTGGCTCCGCACAGAACATCTATGGGCCATGAAATCTACTCAGACATTGTACAAAGCGATGACCATTATATCAGTGTGGAATCCGAACTTGAAAGCATATTGCAGAACTTTGGAAGTTCAAGTGAAATGTTACATGACTAG